In Leisingera sp. NJS204, the following are encoded in one genomic region:
- a CDS encoding DUF1489 family protein gives MDKRVNLVKLSVGTESVESLMAWQEMRRRELPEGLPRHVTRMWPKREAEILNGGSIYWVIKGLIQCRQRVLRMDEVTGEDGIRRCAIILEPELHRTHTAPKRPFQGWRYLKTEDSPADLPAGKSQEEPLPLELSQALAEIGVI, from the coding sequence GTGGATAAACGCGTGAACCTTGTGAAGCTTTCGGTTGGCACCGAAAGCGTTGAAAGCCTGATGGCCTGGCAGGAGATGCGCCGCCGGGAACTGCCGGAGGGCCTGCCACGCCACGTCACCCGCATGTGGCCCAAGCGCGAGGCGGAGATCCTCAATGGCGGCTCGATCTATTGGGTGATCAAGGGGCTGATCCAATGCCGCCAGCGCGTGCTGCGAATGGATGAGGTGACCGGCGAAGACGGCATCCGCCGCTGCGCCATCATTCTGGAACCGGAATTGCACCGCACCCACACTGCACCGAAACGCCCGTTCCAGGGCTGGCGCTATCTGAAGACTGAAGACTCACCCGCCGACCTGCCTGCCGGCAAAAGCCAAGAAGAGCCGCTGCCGCTGGAACTCTCGCAGGCACTGGCGGAAATCGGAGTGATCTGA
- the hisG gene encoding ATP phosphoribosyltransferase, translating to MSLKLGVPSKGRLMEKTFDWFAKRGVTLARTGSDREYAGAVEGVANMELVLLSAGEIPRELAAGRIHLGVTGTDLVQEKLPRFEQQLESLAEMGFGHADLILAVPQFWIDVDTLDDLDAVASAFRSAHGHRLRIATKYHRLVREFLTDAGVADYQLVDSQGATEGTVKNETAEMVADITSTGETLRANHLKLLADGLVLKSQATLWRSRVAKYGLDEKAALNTLLDLLEGRKQAGPPAR from the coding sequence ATGAGTTTGAAGCTGGGGGTGCCGTCCAAGGGGCGGCTGATGGAGAAGACATTCGACTGGTTCGCCAAGCGCGGCGTGACGTTGGCGCGCACCGGGTCCGACCGGGAATATGCCGGCGCGGTCGAGGGTGTTGCGAACATGGAGCTGGTGCTGCTGTCGGCGGGGGAAATCCCGCGCGAGCTGGCGGCGGGGCGGATCCATCTGGGCGTCACCGGCACCGATCTGGTGCAGGAGAAGCTGCCGCGGTTCGAGCAGCAGCTAGAGAGCCTGGCCGAAATGGGTTTTGGCCATGCCGACCTGATCCTGGCGGTGCCGCAGTTCTGGATTGATGTGGACACGCTGGATGACCTGGATGCGGTGGCGTCTGCCTTTCGCTCCGCGCATGGGCACCGGTTGCGGATTGCCACCAAATACCACCGGCTGGTGCGGGAATTCCTGACCGATGCCGGGGTGGCGGATTACCAGCTGGTGGACAGCCAGGGCGCGACTGAGGGCACGGTGAAGAACGAGACCGCCGAGATGGTGGCCGACATTACCTCGACCGGCGAAACGCTGCGGGCCAACCATCTGAAGCTGCTGGCGGACGGGCTGGTGCTGAAGTCCCAGGCGACGCTGTGGCGCAGCCGGGTGGCGAAATACGGGCTGGATGAGAAGGCGGCTCTGAATACGCTGCTGGACCTGCTGGAAGGCCGAAAGCAGGCGGGACCGCCCGCGCGCTAG